A section of the Luteolibacter rhizosphaerae genome encodes:
- a CDS encoding cell division protein FtsZ: MIEFPRDLQNTIPSSSVKIVGLGGAGTNMLDRVVLDGMDGAEMLAINTDIRTLSGSVARDRIQLGRNLTKGLGAGGDPELGQQAVLEAESEVRASLKGRKIVFLCVGLGGGTGSGAAPIVCRIAREEGAFVVVFATMPFSFEGRRRREQADTSLNELAVLSNALVTFDNTRMGDLVLAKQGIHEAFAAADRMISESIKAVIRLVIRPGLINVGLDDLMAALRTTRSRCLFGSGIATGKDRAQKALRNALNSPLLDQGALLRDTETVLVHLCGGEDLTLYEIELLMQSLSKHVPEKAHVLFGAAVDPSMGDHLSITMISSLPEDRLHIPRTSPIERPGLLEPTVGFADDVEEEEEEPVAIKPVAREKKPAVKAAVTAASLFADPAPAPVVAEFTSRAAVVVDEAPFAEPEPSPFTIDPIKPEEEEDEEVFTSLRKEEPELEVEPEREPEPELESEPEAVSLPEIEDEDFPELEAPPVSEPEEEEPAFFSIADDQEAANEKEPEGEKPVVLPGVFDDLEEEFADLEEPVVLEKPSGKPKSGKAQTELSFEGGPRGKFEGASPSLFEGEDLDVPAFLRKKR; encoded by the coding sequence ATGATCGAATTCCCACGCGACCTTCAGAACACCATCCCCTCCTCCTCCGTGAAAATCGTCGGTCTCGGCGGTGCGGGGACCAACATGCTCGACCGGGTCGTCCTCGACGGCATGGACGGCGCGGAAATGCTGGCGATCAACACGGACATCCGCACGCTGTCCGGATCGGTGGCGCGGGACCGGATCCAGCTCGGCCGCAACCTGACCAAGGGTCTGGGTGCCGGTGGTGATCCGGAGCTGGGCCAGCAAGCGGTGCTGGAAGCGGAGAGCGAAGTGCGTGCCTCGCTGAAGGGGCGCAAGATCGTGTTCCTCTGCGTGGGTCTCGGCGGTGGCACCGGCTCCGGTGCGGCGCCGATCGTGTGCCGCATCGCGCGTGAGGAAGGTGCCTTCGTGGTGGTGTTCGCGACGATGCCCTTCAGCTTCGAAGGCCGCCGCCGCCGCGAGCAGGCGGATACCTCTCTGAACGAGCTGGCGGTGCTCTCGAACGCGTTGGTGACCTTCGATAACACCCGCATGGGTGATCTGGTGCTAGCCAAGCAAGGCATTCACGAAGCCTTCGCCGCGGCGGACCGGATGATTTCCGAAAGTATCAAAGCGGTGATCCGCTTGGTAATCCGCCCGGGCCTGATCAACGTCGGCCTCGACGACCTGATGGCCGCGCTGCGCACGACGCGTTCCCGCTGTCTGTTTGGTTCCGGCATCGCGACCGGCAAGGACCGCGCGCAGAAGGCGCTGCGGAATGCGCTCAACAGCCCGCTGCTCGACCAAGGCGCGTTGCTGCGCGATACCGAGACGGTGCTGGTGCACCTGTGTGGTGGCGAGGACCTGACCCTTTACGAGATCGAGCTGCTGATGCAGAGCCTGTCGAAGCATGTGCCCGAGAAGGCACACGTGCTCTTCGGCGCGGCAGTGGACCCGAGCATGGGCGACCACCTGAGCATCACGATGATCAGCTCGCTGCCCGAGGACCGCCTGCACATCCCGCGGACCTCCCCGATCGAGCGTCCGGGTCTGCTGGAGCCGACGGTGGGATTCGCGGATGACGTCGAGGAGGAAGAAGAAGAACCGGTGGCGATAAAGCCGGTGGCCCGCGAGAAGAAGCCTGCCGTGAAGGCGGCGGTGACCGCAGCCAGCCTGTTCGCCGATCCGGCACCCGCGCCGGTGGTGGCGGAATTTACTTCTCGTGCCGCCGTGGTGGTGGATGAAGCTCCCTTTGCGGAGCCGGAGCCATCGCCCTTCACGATCGACCCGATCAAGCCTGAGGAAGAGGAAGACGAGGAGGTTTTTACCAGCCTGAGGAAGGAAGAGCCGGAGCTTGAAGTGGAGCCGGAACGGGAGCCCGAGCCTGAACTTGAATCCGAGCCGGAAGCGGTGTCCCTGCCCGAGATCGAGGATGAGGATTTCCCGGAGCTGGAGGCTCCGCCGGTGTCCGAGCCCGAGGAAGAAGAACCTGCGTTCTTCTCGATCGCCGACGATCAGGAAGCTGCAAACGAGAAGGAGCCCGAGGGCGAGAAGCCGGTGGTGCTGCCGGGCGTGTTCGATGATCTGGAGGAGGAATTCGCGGATCTGGAAGAGCCGGTGGTGCTGGAGAAGCCTTCCGGCAAGCCCAAGTCGGGCAAGGCTCAAACGGAACTGAGCTTTGAAGGCGGCCCGCGCGGAAAGTTCGAAGGGGCTTCGCCGAGCTTGTTCGAAGGCGAGGATCTGGATGTACCGGCCTTCCTGCGGAAGAAACGCTGA
- a CDS encoding efflux RND transporter periplasmic adaptor subunit, with product MESKPSSLESLRIDRSQTPLKSSSGKAWWVILTVILLAAGAFFWTKRPQAVAVKTAPARVQQGTGGSSAKTLLNATGYVTTRLDATVSSKVTGKVAEILVEEGMKVEKGQVLARLDDSNVQTALRLAEARLESSKRALEEAEPALAYAEAELNRLRGLEQTRAVSKTDYERAEAEARGRRAGLERLRSEVTVSERQVDDWKQQLDDTIIRAPFAGVVTTKDSQPGEMISPISAGGGFTRTGICTLVDMKSLEIEVDVGESFINRVKSGQPVEATLDAYPSWKIPCKVIAIIPTADRQKATVKVRVGFDQLDPRILPQMGVKVAFQSDEAPEPVAANAVLVPKDAVAKSSAGKDIIWVVREDKVERRAVTLGPEQGGDLVVKAGVSSGDAVVLNPPSTLEDGAKVTLEKSR from the coding sequence ATGGAATCCAAGCCGTCCAGTCTTGAAAGCCTGCGGATCGACCGCTCGCAGACGCCGCTGAAAAGCAGCAGCGGAAAGGCTTGGTGGGTGATCCTGACCGTGATCCTGCTGGCCGCCGGAGCCTTCTTCTGGACGAAGCGACCACAAGCCGTGGCCGTGAAAACTGCCCCAGCGCGGGTGCAGCAAGGCACGGGCGGAAGCTCGGCGAAGACGCTGCTGAACGCGACCGGCTACGTGACGACCCGCTTGGATGCCACGGTATCCTCCAAGGTAACCGGCAAGGTGGCCGAGATCCTGGTGGAGGAAGGGATGAAGGTGGAGAAAGGTCAGGTGCTGGCGCGGCTCGATGACTCGAACGTGCAGACGGCGCTGCGGCTGGCGGAAGCGCGGCTGGAATCCAGCAAGCGCGCGCTGGAAGAAGCGGAGCCGGCGCTGGCCTATGCCGAGGCCGAGCTCAATCGCCTGCGCGGGCTGGAGCAGACCCGGGCGGTGAGCAAGACGGACTACGAACGGGCGGAAGCGGAGGCCCGGGGACGGCGCGCAGGGCTGGAAAGGCTTCGTTCCGAAGTCACGGTGTCCGAGCGCCAGGTGGACGACTGGAAGCAGCAGCTCGACGACACGATCATCCGCGCGCCCTTCGCCGGGGTGGTGACGACGAAGGATTCGCAACCGGGTGAGATGATCTCGCCGATTTCCGCGGGCGGTGGCTTCACGCGCACGGGCATCTGCACGCTGGTGGACATGAAGTCGCTGGAGATCGAGGTGGATGTCGGCGAGAGCTTCATCAACCGCGTGAAGTCCGGCCAGCCGGTGGAAGCGACCCTCGACGCCTATCCCTCGTGGAAGATCCCGTGCAAGGTGATCGCGATCATCCCGACGGCAGACCGGCAGAAGGCGACCGTGAAGGTGCGCGTGGGCTTCGATCAGCTGGACCCGCGGATCCTGCCGCAGATGGGCGTGAAGGTGGCGTTCCAGAGCGACGAGGCACCGGAGCCGGTGGCCGCGAATGCCGTGCTCGTCCCCAAGGATGCGGTGGCGAAATCGAGCGCGGGCAAGGATATCATATGGGTCGTGCGGGAGGACAAGGTGGAGCGGCGCGCGGTCACCCTCGGCCCGGAGCAGGGCGGAGATCTGGTAGTGAAGGCCGGCGTGTCGTCCGGCGATGCCGTGGTATTGAATCCACCTTCCACCCTTGAAGACGGCGCGAAGGTTACCTTAGAAAAATCACGATGA
- a CDS encoding ABC transporter ATP-binding protein, which yields MSDSRPTLVRIDNVTRTFTRGSEQIPVLSGLHLDVKEAEFLALMGPSGSGKSTLLNLIGGLDRPSSGVVQIGPDRVDQLSDGQLAAWRARHIGFVFQFYNLLPALNAERNVELPLLLTHLNKAKRRQHVAAALDAVGLSHRVKSFPRTLSGGEQQRVGIARAIVTDPTVLLCDEPTGDLDRKSGDEILSLLQSLNRDHGKTIIMVTHDPHASARATRTVYLNKGQLSDTPED from the coding sequence ATGAGCGATTCCCGTCCCACACTCGTCCGCATCGACAACGTGACCCGGACTTTCACGCGGGGTTCCGAGCAGATCCCGGTGCTATCCGGACTTCATCTCGATGTGAAGGAAGCGGAGTTCCTCGCGTTGATGGGGCCTTCGGGGTCCGGCAAGTCAACACTGCTAAACTTGATCGGAGGCTTGGACCGGCCGAGTTCCGGGGTGGTGCAGATCGGGCCGGACCGGGTGGACCAGCTTTCGGATGGGCAACTGGCGGCGTGGCGCGCGCGGCATATCGGCTTCGTGTTCCAGTTCTACAACCTGCTGCCGGCACTGAACGCGGAGCGGAACGTGGAGCTACCGCTCCTGCTTACCCATCTGAACAAAGCGAAGCGGCGCCAGCATGTGGCGGCGGCTCTGGATGCGGTGGGCCTGTCTCATCGCGTAAAGTCCTTTCCGCGCACCCTCTCCGGCGGTGAGCAGCAGCGGGTGGGCATCGCGCGGGCGATCGTGACCGATCCCACGGTGCTGCTCTGCGACGAGCCGACCGGCGACCTCGACCGGAAGTCGGGTGACGAGATCCTTTCGCTGCTGCAATCGCTCAACCGCGACCACGGCAAGACCATCATCATGGTGACCCACGATCCGCATGCTTCGGCACGCGCGACACGGACGGTGTATCTGAACAAGGGTCAACTCTCCGACACCCCGGAAGACTAA
- a CDS encoding ABC transporter permease, with translation MKFLPLIWAGLKRKKLRTVLTFLSIFVAFLLLGFLGIIHTGLTGGVQMAGQDRLIMRHKVSLIMTLPQAYKARVLQIDGVEAVAHQTWFGGIYKDDPKNAIGTFPVEPDDFFDMYPEILLKEDEKAAWKAARTGAIVGRTAANRFQWKIGDRIALKSPIWGQPAGMEQWEFDIVGIYDGAKKNTDTSGFYFRYDYFEEARQREKGKVGWYSVRVSDPNRAAEIAGKIDDEFANSPYETKTEAEGAFFQGFANQIGDIGTIVMSVVSAVFFTILLVAGNTMAQSVRERTEELGVLKALGFTNLRVLVMVLIESCVIATLGGFAGLGVAWLIVQAGNPMPQVLPIFDLPDQFVIAGAITAVALGLVAGAIPAWQAMRLRISEALRKGG, from the coding sequence ATGAAGTTCCTACCTCTGATTTGGGCGGGCCTGAAGCGGAAGAAGCTCCGCACGGTGCTCACGTTCCTCTCGATCTTCGTGGCCTTCCTTTTGCTCGGCTTCCTGGGCATCATTCACACCGGTCTAACAGGCGGGGTACAGATGGCCGGACAGGACCGGTTGATCATGCGCCACAAGGTCTCGCTGATCATGACCTTGCCGCAGGCCTACAAGGCCCGGGTGCTGCAGATTGACGGCGTGGAAGCGGTGGCGCACCAGACCTGGTTCGGCGGCATCTACAAAGACGACCCGAAGAACGCGATCGGGACCTTTCCGGTGGAGCCGGACGACTTCTTCGACATGTATCCTGAGATCCTTCTGAAGGAGGATGAGAAGGCTGCATGGAAGGCGGCACGCACGGGCGCGATCGTCGGGCGTACGGCAGCGAACCGTTTCCAATGGAAAATCGGTGACCGGATCGCGCTGAAATCGCCGATCTGGGGTCAGCCCGCCGGGATGGAGCAGTGGGAATTCGACATCGTCGGTATTTATGACGGGGCGAAGAAGAACACCGACACGAGCGGCTTTTACTTCCGCTACGATTACTTTGAGGAAGCGCGGCAGCGGGAGAAGGGAAAGGTGGGCTGGTACTCGGTGCGCGTGAGCGACCCGAACCGCGCCGCCGAGATCGCCGGGAAGATCGACGATGAATTCGCGAACTCTCCCTACGAGACGAAGACCGAGGCGGAGGGTGCTTTCTTCCAAGGCTTTGCCAACCAGATCGGGGATATCGGTACGATCGTGATGTCGGTGGTGAGCGCGGTGTTCTTCACGATCCTGCTGGTGGCGGGAAACACGATGGCGCAATCGGTGCGTGAGCGGACGGAGGAACTGGGCGTGCTGAAGGCACTGGGCTTCACGAATCTGCGCGTGCTGGTGATGGTGTTGATCGAATCCTGCGTGATCGCGACTCTCGGCGGCTTCGCCGGCTTGGGAGTGGCATGGCTGATCGTGCAGGCGGGCAATCCGATGCCGCAGGTGCTGCCGATCTTCGACCTGCCGGATCAATTCGTGATCGCGGGAGCGATCACGGCAGTGGCGCTGGGTCTGGTAGCGGGAGCCATTCCCGCGTGGCAGGCGATGCGCCTGAGAATCTCCGAGGCCCTGCGCAAGGGCGGCTGA
- a CDS encoding ABC transporter permease has product MSGLYQVISAALFNLRSLPERKGSAITAAIGIAGVVGVLVGVLAIAEGFRKAMTVSASPEVAVVLRSGADSEMTSGLEREATRVISDAPGIARGANGPLTSAELFVIINLPNRKTGTDANVPLRGVQPGAFEVRGNVEIVEGRRFETGKNEIIVGAGAARSFIGLEVGKEIKMGQVTWTVVGIFTAEGGIAESEIWSDADVLAPAYNRSEGFQSVYVRLTDKDVFEDFKDTLTADPKLSVKVSRQSDFYEEQATIMTDFITKIGVSIAVLMALGALFGALNTMYSAVAARTREISTLRALGFGTGPVVISVLVESVMLSLLGGAIGAIAAYLLFDGYKASTMNFQTFSQVSFAFSVTPRLLLNAILFATAIGLFGGIFPAIRSARLPIASGLRES; this is encoded by the coding sequence ATGTCCGGACTCTATCAGGTCATCTCGGCCGCCCTCTTCAATCTCCGTTCCCTGCCGGAGCGGAAGGGTTCGGCCATTACCGCGGCGATCGGCATTGCCGGGGTGGTAGGTGTGTTGGTCGGCGTGCTGGCCATTGCGGAGGGATTCCGCAAGGCGATGACGGTTTCCGCCTCGCCGGAAGTGGCGGTGGTGCTGCGCAGCGGTGCGGACAGCGAAATGACCAGCGGCCTCGAGCGCGAGGCCACGCGGGTGATCAGCGATGCGCCGGGGATCGCGCGCGGGGCGAATGGTCCGCTGACTTCCGCGGAGCTTTTCGTGATCATCAATCTGCCGAACCGGAAGACCGGCACGGATGCGAACGTGCCCCTGCGTGGCGTGCAGCCCGGGGCCTTCGAAGTGCGTGGAAATGTCGAGATCGTGGAGGGCAGGCGCTTCGAGACGGGCAAGAATGAGATCATTGTCGGAGCAGGGGCGGCGCGCTCTTTTATCGGCTTGGAGGTAGGCAAGGAGATCAAGATGGGCCAGGTGACCTGGACCGTGGTGGGTATCTTCACGGCGGAGGGAGGAATCGCGGAGTCCGAGATTTGGTCGGATGCGGATGTGCTGGCACCGGCCTACAACCGCAGCGAGGGCTTCCAATCGGTGTATGTGCGCCTTACGGACAAGGATGTCTTCGAGGACTTCAAGGACACGCTCACGGCGGATCCGAAGTTGAGCGTGAAGGTTTCGCGGCAATCGGACTTCTACGAGGAGCAGGCCACGATCATGACGGACTTCATCACCAAGATCGGCGTATCGATCGCGGTGTTGATGGCCCTCGGCGCGCTCTTCGGGGCGCTGAACACCATGTATAGTGCGGTGGCGGCACGGACGCGGGAGATCTCCACGCTGCGGGCGCTGGGATTCGGCACCGGGCCGGTGGTGATCTCGGTGCTGGTGGAGTCGGTGATGCTTTCGCTGCTGGGCGGGGCCATCGGGGCGATCGCGGCCTACCTGCTCTTCGACGGCTACAAGGCCTCGACGATGAACTTCCAGACCTTCAGCCAGGTGTCCTTCGCCTTCAGCGTGACGCCGCGTCTGCTCCTGAATGCGATCCTGTTCGCGACGGCGATCGGCTTGTTCGGCGGGATCTTCCCGGCGATCCGCTCGGCGCGGCTGCCGATCGCATCCGGCCTGCGCGAATCGTGA
- a CDS encoding Dabb family protein, whose translation MEHHVYFWLKDEHKNEADLATFEAGLDDLFKVKGCTGGFWAVPAKVMERPVIDQSWDYATTMTFPSVEAQDIYQEDPDHYVFINKFKDWWAKVEVKDLERKMK comes from the coding sequence ATGGAACACCACGTGTATTTCTGGCTGAAGGACGAGCACAAGAACGAGGCCGATCTGGCGACCTTCGAAGCGGGTCTGGATGACCTGTTCAAGGTGAAGGGTTGCACCGGCGGCTTCTGGGCCGTGCCGGCCAAGGTGATGGAGCGCCCGGTGATCGATCAGTCCTGGGACTACGCGACCACCATGACCTTTCCCTCCGTGGAAGCGCAGGACATTTATCAGGAAGACCCCGATCACTACGTCTTCATCAACAAGTTCAAGGACTGGTGGGCGAAAGTGGAGGTGAAAGACCTGGAGCGGAAGATGAAGTAA
- a CDS encoding galactitol-1-phosphate 5-dehydrogenase, with translation MKALQLVAPSELAVVDLPQPEPAGGEVRLRVKACGICGSDLHGMDGSSGRRIPPIVMGHEASGTVDAVGPGVTAWKPGDRVTFDSTVWCGECGYCREGKVNLCDSRQVVGVSCAEFRRDGAFAEYVTIPQRILHRLPEGLSFEEAAFAEPVGVALHAVRRAGEIAGATVLVVGAGLIGLLIIQALKYAGAAKVIAVDLDEGRLKLARDLGADETHLSGRDTPALSVDIAMEVVGAAPTVDLAIRSVKKGGRVVLVGNLSPSVPLPLQIVVTRELDVLGSCAIAGEYPEALEAIASGAIRVKPLITASVGLEKGAEAFVKAKAPGALKVLVVED, from the coding sequence ATGAAAGCGCTGCAACTCGTCGCCCCGTCCGAACTCGCGGTGGTGGATCTGCCGCAACCCGAGCCGGCTGGCGGCGAGGTGCGCCTGCGGGTAAAGGCCTGCGGGATCTGCGGCAGCGATCTCCACGGCATGGATGGCAGCAGCGGCCGGCGGATCCCGCCGATCGTGATGGGCCACGAGGCCAGTGGTACGGTGGATGCCGTAGGTCCGGGCGTGACGGCATGGAAGCCGGGCGACCGCGTGACCTTCGACTCCACGGTCTGGTGCGGCGAGTGCGGCTACTGCCGGGAGGGAAAGGTGAACCTCTGCGATTCCAGGCAGGTCGTCGGCGTGTCCTGCGCGGAGTTTCGCCGGGACGGTGCTTTCGCGGAGTATGTGACGATTCCGCAACGGATACTCCATCGCCTGCCGGAGGGGCTGTCATTTGAAGAAGCAGCCTTCGCCGAGCCGGTAGGGGTGGCCCTGCATGCGGTGCGGCGCGCGGGGGAAATCGCCGGAGCTACGGTTCTCGTCGTAGGCGCGGGCTTGATCGGCTTGCTCATCATCCAGGCGCTGAAATATGCCGGGGCTGCCAAGGTGATCGCGGTGGATCTGGATGAAGGCCGCTTGAAGCTGGCCCGGGATCTCGGTGCGGATGAGACTCATCTTTCCGGCCGCGATACTCCCGCGCTCAGCGTGGACATCGCAATGGAGGTTGTGGGTGCCGCTCCGACCGTGGACCTCGCGATCCGTTCGGTGAAGAAGGGCGGCAGGGTGGTGCTGGTGGGGAATCTCTCGCCGAGCGTGCCGCTGCCGCTGCAGATCGTGGTCACGCGCGAGCTGGACGTGCTCGGTTCCTGTGCGATCGCCGGGGAGTATCCGGAGGCGCTGGAAGCGATTGCTTCCGGTGCGATCCGGGTGAAGCCGCTGATCACCGCGAGCGTGGGTTTGGAGAAGGGCGCGGAAGCTTTCGTGAAAGCGAAGGCCCCGGGTGCGCTGAAAGTGCTGGTCGTGGAAGATTGA
- a CDS encoding DUF7685 domain-containing protein — MDSSEDPLCTSCGKNPSRHHLAIVKNGSRDSQNLCDDCFEAEAPQEYKDELAAIRAASCGYCGAQAALKASTIDTIIGRPADRFACYSCFQEHHRFLLERLHGMEAGLTDAKASDQIQVLQRLSEETEAHMRDWVRQRDN, encoded by the coding sequence ATGGACTCTTCCGAAGATCCGCTCTGCACCTCCTGCGGGAAGAATCCAAGCAGGCACCATCTGGCCATCGTCAAGAATGGGAGCAGGGATAGTCAGAACTTGTGCGACGATTGTTTCGAGGCCGAAGCTCCGCAGGAATACAAGGACGAGCTTGCCGCCATCCGGGCGGCCAGTTGCGGCTATTGCGGTGCCCAAGCAGCCCTTAAGGCGAGCACGATCGACACGATCATCGGCCGACCGGCGGACCGCTTCGCCTGCTACTCCTGTTTCCAAGAGCATCACCGGTTTTTGTTAGAACGGCTGCACGGTATGGAAGCCGGGCTGACAGATGCCAAGGCCTCGGACCAGATCCAAGTGCTGCAGCGGCTCTCGGAGGAAACCGAGGCCCACATGCGGGACTGGGTAAGACAACGCGACAACTGA
- a CDS encoding SDR family NAD(P)-dependent oxidoreductase, which produces MNLFDLSGKTALVTGASRGLGKGFALALARAGADVVVTSRTRESLDATVAEIHALGRKAWAVVLDVRDQDSITEAAEAAWAAAGKLDILVNNAGCNVRKPALEVTWEDWNLILDTNLRGVFFMAQAVARRMVERGYGRIVNIGSVTCVNGYAGLAPYGASRGGVKQLTMSLADDWGKHGVTVNCLAPGWFKTAQNAVMYEDEGWVDYLTDRIPLKRPGAPGDLDGTLVFLASDASAYMTGQTLLVDGGISVGAVKAVPKK; this is translated from the coding sequence ATGAACCTCTTCGATCTCAGCGGTAAGACCGCCCTTGTCACCGGAGCCAGCCGCGGGCTGGGCAAAGGATTCGCCCTGGCCCTGGCGCGTGCCGGTGCGGACGTGGTGGTGACCAGTCGCACGCGCGAATCGCTGGATGCTACCGTGGCGGAGATCCACGCGCTGGGCCGCAAGGCATGGGCGGTGGTGCTCGATGTTCGCGACCAAGACAGCATCACCGAGGCCGCGGAGGCGGCATGGGCGGCGGCGGGCAAGCTCGACATTCTCGTGAACAACGCGGGCTGCAATGTCCGCAAGCCGGCGCTGGAAGTGACTTGGGAGGATTGGAACCTCATCCTCGATACCAACCTGCGCGGGGTCTTCTTCATGGCTCAGGCGGTCGCCCGGCGGATGGTCGAGCGCGGCTACGGACGCATCGTCAATATCGGCTCCGTGACCTGCGTGAACGGCTACGCGGGCCTGGCTCCTTACGGTGCGAGCCGCGGCGGCGTGAAGCAGCTCACCATGAGCCTGGCCGACGATTGGGGGAAGCACGGCGTGACGGTGAATTGCCTCGCTCCCGGCTGGTTCAAGACCGCGCAGAACGCGGTGATGTACGAGGACGAAGGCTGGGTCGACTACCTGACCGACCGCATTCCTCTCAAGCGGCCGGGTGCCCCCGGCGACCTTGATGGCACCTTGGTTTTCCTCGCCTCCGATGCCAGCGCCTACATGACCGGCCAGACCCTGCTGGTGGATGGAGGGATCTCGGTAGGTGCGGTGAAAGCGGTACCGAAAAAGTAG